The proteins below come from a single Edaphobacter acidisoli genomic window:
- a CDS encoding beta-L-arabinofuranosidase domain-containing protein, with the protein MKLTRRTFIKTATAVAAMPALAGAEVANATREPLQELPYSAIQLAGGPLKRHYDAMHAHYLSLSNDRLLKVYRQRAGLPAPGEDMGGWYDLNGFVPGHSLGQYISGIARFGASTGDQACHEKVHALVTGFAATLGPDNQSILRPETNLWPCYILDKHFIGLIDAATLSNVSESIPLLSRVLSGAKPLLPSQGRDRIGKKKPPYDETYVMPENLFTAHQLTGNPEFRNLATRYLLDRELFDPLARGNDPFPGQHAYSHAIALSSAAKAYLTLGDAKYRTAIENAFTLLTTQQQFASGGWGPNETFITPHKGELYASLQTTADHFETPCGSYAATKLARYLIRTTPDARQLPRYGDNLERALWNTILAAKYPDSNGDYFYYSTYSPNATKVYYPKKWPCCSGTLAQTVADYPLNLYFQSPTGIHINTYASSQLKWKQGSTPVTLTQTTNYPAEDTIAIMLHPEAPTTFTLTLRIPGWAPSAATITINNEPPVKVAAGASATLRAHWRSGDRITLAIPQDFRTEAIDEQHPETVALMRGPVQYVALNPPGDLPQDRLPLPSSLKQAAPEVFTENYSGRKLIFVPIYRIQNETYTAYFTRA; encoded by the coding sequence GTGAAGCTCACCCGCCGCACCTTCATCAAGACCGCCACTGCGGTAGCAGCCATGCCCGCTCTCGCCGGCGCCGAGGTGGCAAATGCCACGCGAGAGCCTCTACAGGAGCTTCCATACTCCGCCATCCAACTCGCTGGCGGCCCACTTAAGCGTCACTACGACGCAATGCATGCGCACTACTTGTCGCTCTCGAATGACCGCCTCCTCAAAGTCTACCGCCAGCGAGCCGGACTCCCAGCTCCAGGAGAAGACATGGGCGGCTGGTACGACTTGAACGGCTTCGTCCCCGGCCACTCCCTCGGCCAATACATCTCCGGCATCGCCCGCTTCGGTGCCAGCACGGGAGACCAGGCCTGCCACGAAAAGGTCCACGCACTGGTCACAGGCTTCGCAGCCACACTCGGGCCGGACAACCAATCCATCCTCCGCCCCGAAACCAATCTCTGGCCCTGCTACATCCTCGACAAGCACTTCATCGGCCTCATTGACGCCGCCACGCTCAGCAACGTCTCCGAATCCATCCCCTTGCTCAGCCGTGTACTCAGCGGAGCAAAGCCACTTCTACCCTCCCAGGGCCGCGACCGCATCGGCAAAAAGAAGCCTCCCTATGACGAAACCTATGTCATGCCGGAGAACCTCTTCACCGCGCACCAGCTCACCGGCAATCCAGAATTTCGTAATCTGGCCACCCGCTACTTGCTCGACCGCGAGCTCTTCGATCCGCTCGCCCGCGGCAACGATCCATTCCCCGGCCAGCATGCCTACTCCCATGCCATCGCGCTCAGCTCCGCAGCGAAGGCATACCTTACACTCGGCGACGCAAAATACCGCACCGCAATCGAAAACGCCTTCACCCTCCTGACCACACAACAGCAGTTCGCCTCCGGAGGCTGGGGGCCAAACGAAACCTTCATCACGCCACACAAGGGCGAGCTCTACGCCTCGCTCCAAACCACCGCCGACCACTTCGAGACCCCATGCGGCTCCTACGCCGCCACCAAGCTCGCCCGCTATCTCATCCGCACCACGCCCGATGCACGCCAACTCCCACGCTACGGCGACAACCTCGAGCGCGCCCTCTGGAACACGATCCTCGCCGCCAAATATCCCGACTCCAACGGCGACTATTTCTACTACTCCACCTACTCGCCCAACGCGACCAAGGTCTACTACCCGAAGAAGTGGCCCTGTTGCTCCGGCACACTCGCCCAGACCGTCGCCGACTACCCGCTCAACCTCTACTTTCAATCGCCCACAGGCATCCACATCAACACCTACGCTTCGTCGCAACTGAAGTGGAAGCAGGGAAGCACACCCGTCACGCTCACTCAAACCACCAACTACCCAGCAGAAGACACCATCGCGATCATGCTTCATCCCGAAGCGCCAACAACCTTCACGCTCACCTTGCGCATCCCCGGCTGGGCGCCATCCGCAGCCACTATCACCATCAACAACGAGCCGCCCGTCAAAGTAGCGGCAGGCGCCTCCGCCACACTCCGCGCGCACTGGCGCTCCGGAGACCGCATCACCCTCGCCATCCCGCAGGACTTCCGCACCGAAGCCATCGACGAGCAGCACCCTGAAACCGTAGCCCTCATGCGCGGCCCCGTGCAGTACGTAGCACTCAATCCTCCAGGCGATCTCCCGCAGGACCGCCTGCCACTACCCAGCAGTCTCAAACAAGCCGCCCCCGAAGTCTTCACTGAAAACTACAGTGGTCGCAAACTCATCTTCGTCCCGATCTACCGCATCCAGAACGAGACCTACACCGCATACTTCACCCGTGCCTGA